Sequence from the bacterium genome:
GAACGGGCCCGGGCGCCCCGAGCGCGCGCCGGAGCGCGCGGGGAAGTTCGGAAACGCCCACCTGCTCCGCCGCGACCCCAAACGACCGTGCCATGCCGACCAGGTCCACGCCGGGCACATCCGTTCCCGGATATGTGCCCGCCCGCGCCGCCTGGCCGCCGAGGCCGGCCAGCCCGTGCTTGAGAATCGTGTAGCCGCGGTTGTTCAGGACCACAAAGGTCACCGCGATGCCGTAACGCGCGGCCGTCCAGAGACTCTGCGCGGCCATCAAGACGCCGCCATCGCCGACCATGGCCAGCACGCGCCGGTCCGGGCGGCCCAGTTTCACGCCCAACGCCGCCGGCATGCCCCACCCGATCGTCCCGCCCTTCTCGCCGAAGAGCGACCCCGGGACCGTCCGCGGGATGCGCGACAACACCGCCGTGCGCGCGGAAATGGCCTCCTCGACCAGGATGTCCTCGGGGCCGAGTACCGCGGCCACGGCCTCGGCCGCGGCTTCGTACGGATCGCCGGCCGGAGCCGTCGCGGCGGCAGGCGTCGACCCCGCCGCCCCGCGCGTCCCCCCGAGCGCGGCGCGCAGGGCGGCGAGCGACGCCGCGAGGTCGCCGGGCACGCCGGCCGCGACCGGATG
This genomic interval carries:
- a CDS encoding thiamine pyrophosphate-dependent enzyme; this translates as HPVAAGVPGDLAASLAALRAALGGTRGAAGSTPAAATAPAGDPYEAAAEAVAAVLGPEDILVEEAISARTAVLSRIPRTVPGSLFGEKGGTIGWGMPAALGVKLGRPDRRVLAMVGDGGVLMAAQSLWTAARYGIAVTFVVLNNRGYTILKHGLAGLGGQAARAGTYPGTDVPGVDLVGMARSFGVAAEQVGVSELPRALRRALGAPGPVLLDVPLDVPVRPL